A part of Aquila chrysaetos chrysaetos chromosome W unlocalized genomic scaffold, bAquChr1.4 W_unloc_4, whole genome shotgun sequence genomic DNA contains:
- the LOC121233042 gene encoding uncharacterized protein LOC121233042, producing MAGEGSPGCKAPMCFARLLQIGVIDQPVDILHPEVWDKCTKALAEETMSSAEEARSAAEKPESGEVWAGPPPCVPQDGAEQKGRGRGEDAFGGNREEALVLTSAHKRQGEENGKEEGGGGDREGEGSASEGQKANQSDHLKKCPHRANTPPSRGRAEPRGRGEPRGRERPARKGGGRGRSQTKRYWKPEVAGQSSSDSGSDTSWDEWLATDSNLEEEETEINKVKSQNIPIRIKEEPRGEIPLMDWRKIKIACADWVPSAALAFPVRVTEGGQRVHSPINPKDIQTIVKAIADKGLNSAMVSTLIDGVFGGDDMLPFDIKQTCRLIFDGAGMIVFKQEWEDNCARQLAQVTGADHPLHGSSLQRLMGTDPTMITPQAQAQGLRAHEVMTTTCAAREAIRTASRVIVKPSPWSTIKQNESESFTQFVDRLQAAVNSSTLPSEAKGPVLADCLRQQCNSATKEILRSLPVGSSIADMIKHGGD from the exons TTGCGAGGCTTTTGCAAATTGGGGTCATTGACCAGCCGGTGGATATTCTCCACCCCGAAGTGTGGGATAAATGCACTAAAGCGTTAGCCGAGGAGACGATGTCCTCGG CCGAGGAGGCCAGAAGCGCCGCGGAGAAACCAGAATCTGGGGAAGTCTGGGCCGGACCACCGCCTTGCGTGCCCCAAGATGGCGCCgagcagaaaggcagagggCGGGGCGAGGATGCCTTTGGCGGGAATAGGGAGGAAGCGCTAGTACTAACAAGTGCACACAAAAGGCAAGGGGAGGAGAACgggaaggaggaaggtggtGGGGGCGAccgggaaggggaggggagcgcGAGCGAAGGGCAGAAAGCCAATCAGAGCGACCATCTGAAAAAATGCCCTCACAGGGCAAACACCCCGCCGAGCAGAGGGCGGGCCGAACCAAGAGGGAGGGGCGAGCCAAGAGGGAGGGAACGGCCCGCCCGCAAGGGAGGCGGGCGGGGCCGGAGCCAGACAAAAAGGTACTGGAAACCGGAAGTAGCCGGTCAGTCGAGTTCCGACTCTGGATCAGACACCAGCTGGGACGAGTGGCTCGCAACCGATTCAAACTTAGAGGAGGAAGAGACGGAGATAAACAAAGTTAAGAGCCAAAATATTCCCATCCGAATTAAAGAGGAACCGCGGGGAGAAATCCCCCTCATggactggagaaaaataaagatcgCGTGCGCCGATTGGGTCCCATCGGCTGCACTAGCATTCCCGGTCCGGGTGACGGAAGGGGGACAGAGGGTCCACTCCCCAATAAACCCTAAGGATATACAAACGATTGTTAAGGCAATTGCAGATAAAGGACTTAATTCGGCCATGGTCTCCACCCTCATAGATGGTGTCTTCGGGGGAGACGATATGCTCCCGTTTGACATAAAACAAACTTGCAGATTGATCTTTGATGGGGCAGGgatgattgtttttaaacaagaatgGGAGGACAACTGTGCGAGGCAACTGGCCCAAGTAACTGGAGCGGATCATCCACTGCATGGCTCCAGCCTGCAGCGGTTAATGGGCACAGACCCCACAATGATTACCCCCCAGGCGCAAGCCCAGGGCCTGCGGGCCCATGAAGTAATGACAACTACTTGTGCAGCCAGAGAAGCTATTCGCACAGCCTCTAGAGTTATTGTCAAGCCATCGCCATGGTccacaataaaacaaaatgaaagcgAGAGCTTTACTCAATTTGTGGATCGCCTCCAGGCAGCGGTCAACTCCTCGACCCTGCCCTCGGAAGCAAAGGGCCCAGTCCTTGCAGATTGCTTACGTCAGCAGTGCAATTCGGCAACCAAAGAAATCCTACGATCACTGCCAGTGGGGTCAAGTATTGCGGACATGATTAAGCAT GGTGGAGACTAG